From Solanum lycopersicum chromosome 4, SLM_r2.1:
GTCTTGGATTTTGTGCTTAAGGTTGATGCAATCTTCCGTgtcatgtccaacactgttggaatgataagcacaccTTTGATCTGGCCTGTAGAACTTTGAGTTGACATCCCCGGGTTTGGGCcccacagggtggatgtatccaTCTGCGGCTAGCCTCTCAAATAGTTTGGTCCGACTTTCAGCAAGTGTGGTAAAGTTCCTTGAAGGCCTTTTTTCAGATCTCGGACGGGAAGTATCATAACCGCTTTGCCGAGGGGGAGGCACCCGCTGATAATTTTGGGTATTTGTACGAGGAGCTTGGCTCCGGGGATAAGGGTTTGCCTGGAAATTTGGAATTGGAGCTTGGTAATTCGGGAGGGGGTCCTGGTATAAtggagcttggacttgataaGTGGGTGGAGGTGGTCGGTAGCTCGACTATACGTTGGCACAGTTGGGAGCAATATTCTGATAAGGGGATGGGATCTGGTATGGTTGAGGGTAATTTGGGTATATGGGAGAAAAGTTTTGGAGATTAGAAGGTGGACTTTGGTACGACGAAATTTGAGCATTCTGATAGGTGGGTAAAGTATTGTGGTTATTAGGATGATTGGATTGTGGGTAGTTGGATCGGTGAGACTTTGGGGAAGGCCTGGAACGATCTTGGGAATGTGACGGGTTTCTAGGGGTTTTTCTTCCCCCGTACGAGACAGCGGCAACTTCCTCTCTTCTCTTTCTTATCAATCCTGAAGATCCAGCCGACGCAGATACACGGGCTATCTTCCCCGATTTTAGaccatcttcgatagtctcaccaactTTGACTATCTCAGCGAATTTAGCTCCGACCAGCAACATGATTCGATCATAGTACTCAGGCTCCTGTACCCGCACGAACACTTCCACAATCTCTTTCTCGGTCATGGGTGGCCTTACCCTCGCCGCTTCTTTCCTCCACCTATAGGCAAATTCCCTATAACTTTCAGTTggtttctgcttcatcttctctAGAGAATACCGATCGGGCACTATTTCAACATTATAGGCGAATCGGTCAATGAAGTCCTTAGCCAATGCATTCCAACTGGGCCAGTTCCTGGTTTCATGTGAAGTAAACCACTCGAGGGCCTCTCCACACAGACTTCGGCTGAAAAGCCGCATCAACAAGGCCTCATCcctgccaactcccacgagctGGTCACAATACGCTCTCAAATGCGCCATAGGATTGCCCACTCCTCCGAAGGTGTCAAACTTCGGAATTTTAAAACCTTCGGGAAGGTTCAAATCTGGATGGATGCACAATTCTGCGTAGCTAAGTCCGACGGCGTCTTGGATGCACTGCAGCTCTTTCATAGCCtttttgatttctttctttatatCGATCTTCACTTCTTCTTTCGCCTTCCCTTCTCTTTCCTGTTCTTCATAGTGATCCAACTCAGAACCGTGCACCTCGTGCTCGGCAGGAACGGGAACTTGGAAGGTGGCTCTTTTTGGTAGGGTGGAGCTATAGAGGGACTTGGAACGTTTTGGGCGGTCTGGTAGTTTTGTGGGTAGGCCTGAGGATTGGTGTTTTGACTCAATTGCGGATGAAATGCTTGGGTTTTGAAGGCAGTTTgagtttggttttgattttgtggcGGTGGGGCAGTTTGAGTATTCTGAGGATGGGGTGGTATTTGAGGGTGGTTATTTGGAAGAGGTGAAGGAGTTTGGTAAGATGCAGAAGCGTATTGGGGGTTTTGGGTTGTTAGGTCTATCACAGACGGATTATGCACAGGTGTAGAAGGCTGGTTCTGAGTTGGATCTATGTTTGATGAAGGGAAGTAGACCGGAGGTCTTGCATCAGCAATATTAGTACCAAATCCAGGTGGAGGCGCATCCTGTCTCCGTTGCATTTCAACTTTCATTTCAGCAATCTGTTGCATCAGTTGCATGATCAATTCATTCTGTTCCACTACAGTGGGCTGAGCCACCACAACGTCAGTAAGACGCACTTCGTCATTGTTGTCTCCCATAACTATTTTTCCTTTATCTGAATTTGATCGAGGGAAGGAATCTGTAGGACCTTTTGACCTGGTGAAGTAaggatgatctgccagctttatcGATACAGATCAGTAAAAGGTACCTGAGAggtaaaaacaactcaaaggcaaatttgttagtgcatatccagagtacaaaatgcataatatcgcaCACAaaacagataaacacacaagtcgttttgtttgaggatatcttaaccCACGAATAAGGACggatatatattttgaacaaacaggaatttgtttgtttggcGCTATCTTGGGAAATctgaatcacgttgagctatggtcttcttgcagctgctttgcgacgtccgttgatcttatcttcgtatctccgaaacatggaggagaatgaaaattttctgtgataggggccgggccgggaaggctgcctacgtatctcacgggGAGAtttcaggcccaacgtagttcggattttaggatgaaaattttccattcattctttcgttgtgattacaaggaaattgaaaaacaacattGAGATTTCTAGAAGACCACATTTGGAGATTTCTTGTCTTGTGGCTGCGTCATTCCTTTCTTTTCAGACAGTCGaaaatggaggcttgtagacgatttctTCTTCATCCTCCTCCTCAATCACTTCACGGCCGGGGCTACTGTTATCTGCTCCTTGATCACGGGCGAGGTATTTTCCGCCCTTTGGGTCGCTATGGGTCGCCAATTCCTCATCGAGCGCCGCGTTTCTGTCCAACAACACAGCAGTCTCGATATCTATCTTCGCCTCTCTCGCCTTTCCTTCGTGTATCTCCAAACGAAGCAAGTTCAACCTTTTCCTTAGTCTTTCGGTTTCCATCTCAaccttcttctttctctttatctGTGACGCCAGATCTTCATCCAAGGTTGTGACCGCAGCTTTGTAGATCGCCGTGGTCACGTCCACTTTGAGTCCTTCCTCCTTAACCTTCTGAATCTCTCGAGTGACTC
This genomic window contains:
- the LOC138348192 gene encoding uncharacterized protein, yielding MDKGKNVQTELTEEELRRKIERVTREIQKVKEEGLKVDVTTAIYKAAVTTLDEDLASQIKRKKKVEMETERLRKRLNLLRLEIHEGKAREAKIDIETAVLLDRNAALDEELATHSDPKGGKYLARDQGADNSSPGREVIEEEDEEEIVYKPPFSTLADHPYFTRSKGPTDSFPRSNSDKGKIVMGDNNDEVRLTDVVVAQPTVVEQNELIMQLMQQIAEMKVEMQRRQDAPPPGFGTNIADARPPVYFPSSNIDPTQNQPSTPVHNPSTLPKRATFQVPVPAEHEVHGSELDHYEEQEREGKAKEEVKIDIKKEIKKAMKELQCIQDAVGLSYAELCIHPDLNLPEGFKIPKFDTFGGVGNPMAHLRAYCDQLVGVGRDEALLMRLFSRSLCGEALEWFTSHETRNWPSWNALAKDFIDRFAYNVEIVPDRYSLEKMKQKPTESYREFAYRWRKEAARVRPPMTEKEIVEVFVRVQEPEYYDRIMLLVGAKFAEIVKVGETIEDGLKSGKIARVSASAGSSGLIRKRREEVAAVSYGGRKTPRNPSHSQDRSRPSPKSHRSNYPQSNHPNNHNTLPTYQNAQISSYQSPPSNLQNFSPIYPNYPQPYQIPSPYQNIAPNCANANPYPRSQAPRTNTQNYQRVPPPRQSGYDTSRPRSEKRPSRNFTTLAESRTKLFERLAADGYIHPVGPKPGDVNSKFYRPDQRCAYHSNSVGHDTEDCINLKHKIQDLIDQEVVSLQPAVPNVNTNPLPNHGGDNLNMIETDEDGCGTKMITPIVHEDLERAVASLSVKERRKFVILTPAKAVALVPSKTLVKPKFVIETAVAQGMTRSGRCYTPDELALGGQKKDHAKRPISEGEAEEFWRRMQPKDYSIVKHLEKTSAQISVWALLMSSQSHSQALMKALDDTYVPSGTSSDNVAAMIHQVIRGHRISFCDDCFIEKW